The Syngnathus typhle isolate RoL2023-S1 ecotype Sweden linkage group LG16, RoL_Styp_1.0, whole genome shotgun sequence genome includes a region encoding these proteins:
- the LOC133169651 gene encoding claudin-20, translating to MASTGMQIFGFVLALLGIMGAMVATLLPNWKVSADVGSNIITAISQMQGLWMDCTWYSTGMFSCTLKYSVLSLPAYLQTARTTMVLCCVLAAMGLCLASLGLKCTRWGGGRRSKRHAAIASGGCFVAAGFLCLVPASWFTNEVITNFLDSTVPESNKFEPGGAVYVAFVSAGFLLMGGSIFCVSCSGKRHGPQDLVLLPPPDKLLLQQQQQQLLQQQELQHQYCSLSPLDNKTGYSLQDYV from the coding sequence ATGGCGTCCACAGGCATGCAGATATTTGGATTTGTGCTGGCGCTTTTGGGCATCATGGGTGCCATGGTGGCCACATTGCTGCCCAACTGGAAGGTGAGCGCCGACGTGGGCTCCAACATCATCACGGCCATCTCCCAGATGCAGGGACTGTGGATGGACTGCACATGGTACAGCACGGGAATGTTCAGCTGCACGCTCAAGTATTCCGTGCTTTCGCTTCCGGCGTACTTGCAGACTGCGCGCACCACCATGGTGCTGTGCTGCGTACTGGCGGCCATGGGGCTCTGCCTGGCTTCCCTGGGACTCAAGTGTAcgcggtggggaggggggcggcgttCCAAGCGGCACGCGGCCATCGCCAGCGGCGGCTGCTTTGTCGCCGCCGGCTTTCTGTGCCTGGTGCCTGCTTCCTGGTTTACCAATGAGGTCATCACTAACTTCCTGGACTCCACCGTGCCCGAGAGCAATAAGTTTGAGCCCGGGGGCGCCGTGTACGTGGCCTTCGTTTCCGCCGGGTTCCTCCTAATGGGGGGCTCCATCTTCTGCGTGTCCTGCTCGGGGAAAAGGCACGGACCCCAGGACTTGGTCCTGCTCCCCCCGCCTGACAAATTGctactgcagcagcagcagcaacagctgcTCCAACAACAGGAGCTCCAGCATCAGTATTGCTCTCTCTCCCCGCTGGACAATAAGACTGGCTACAGCCTGCAGGACTATGTGTAG